One region of Olleya sp. Hel_I_94 genomic DNA includes:
- a CDS encoding M28 family peptidase — translation MKLIKLLVFLLVFTSCKHEILKEITIQEDVQFLADDALEGRQTGTNGEQKAAKYIAERFKNLGLTPKGTDGYFQAFSFKPKTDPHQEVKYNVKDGDSTITGTNVLGFIDNKADNTVIIGAHYDHLGYGAEGSLFRGEKKEIHNGADDNASGVAVLLNLAQKLKAKNTNNNYLFITFSGEEMGLLGSNYYTKNPTIDNKKANYMINMDMVGRLKADSTLAVYGVGTSPIFKQTLQAHNNRFKLVQKESGVGPSDHTSFYNSDIPVLHFFTGQHEDYHKPSDDTERLHFNGMQIISNYIFEIITDLDNNGKLPFRKTKNESDEVPRFKVGLGVIPDYLFDGKGMRIDGISEDKPAQKANLKKGDIVVKLGDSTVFDMMSYMKVLATFKEGDKTNITVDRQGTMVDAEIQF, via the coding sequence ATGAAATTAATAAAACTACTTGTTTTTTTACTTGTTTTCACCTCATGTAAACACGAAATTTTAAAAGAAATTACCATTCAAGAGGATGTTCAGTTTTTAGCTGACGATGCTTTGGAAGGTCGTCAAACAGGTACAAATGGCGAGCAAAAAGCTGCAAAATATATTGCAGAACGTTTTAAAAATTTAGGCTTAACACCAAAAGGTACCGATGGTTATTTTCAGGCGTTTTCGTTTAAACCAAAAACAGATCCACATCAAGAAGTAAAGTATAATGTAAAGGATGGTGATAGTACAATTACAGGCACAAACGTCCTTGGTTTTATTGATAACAAAGCCGATAACACTGTAATTATTGGCGCACACTATGACCATTTAGGTTATGGAGCAGAAGGGAGTTTATTTAGAGGCGAAAAAAAAGAAATACATAATGGAGCAGATGATAACGCAAGTGGAGTAGCAGTGCTACTAAATTTAGCACAAAAGCTAAAGGCTAAAAACACAAATAATAACTATTTATTTATCACATTTTCTGGCGAAGAAATGGGCTTATTAGGCTCTAATTATTACACAAAAAATCCAACAATCGACAACAAAAAAGCCAATTATATGATTAACATGGATATGGTTGGTCGTTTAAAAGCAGATAGTACATTGGCTGTTTACGGTGTTGGTACGTCACCCATTTTTAAACAGACGTTACAAGCACACAATAACCGTTTTAAATTAGTACAAAAAGAGTCTGGAGTTGGACCAAGTGATCATACTAGTTTTTATAATTCTGACATACCTGTATTGCACTTTTTTACAGGTCAGCATGAAGATTACCACAAACCATCTGATGACACAGAGCGTTTACATTTTAATGGTATGCAAATCATTTCAAATTATATTTTTGAAATCATAACAGATTTAGATAACAACGGGAAACTACCCTTTAGAAAAACTAAAAACGAAAGCGATGAAGTGCCACGTTTTAAAGTAGGACTTGGTGTAATACCAGATTATTTATTTGACGGAAAAGGCATGCGAATTGATGGTATAAGCGAAGATAAACCAGCACAAAAAGCGAACCTTAAAAAAGGTGATATTGTTGTCAAACTTGGCGATAGTACAGTTTTTGATATGATGAGTTACATGAAGGTATTAGCAACTTTTAAAGAAGGTGATAAAACAAATATAACAGTAGACAGACAAGGCACAATGGTTGATGCTGAAATACAATTTTAA